DNA sequence from the Diorhabda sublineata isolate icDioSubl1.1 chromosome 6, icDioSubl1.1, whole genome shotgun sequence genome:
ATATTGTTTCCATAGGATAATATCTCTGGATCCAACGCAACAAGTGTAGATGAGAGTGAAATTACAAAACAGCTCGAAAATATACCTATTAGTTATGAACCTAGTTTATCGAGTGCTGAACaggtaactttattttttttatatactctATACCTTAGGAACgttataatatttgattatttcaaatatttgaataattggaTGTTTCACCTTTTTATATCAGTGATTCACTATCAATACGTTTgcttattaattttgttttaaaatgaatttatagtGTTGCTGATTTTTTTTGGCACGTTAATCGTGTATTGTGGAAGCGaagtttctttataaatttttttagtcgACTCCAATAGACGAAGAAATGGAAAAGGACGACCATTTCCTTGAAATAACCATAACCCAGCCACAGAAAATGGGAGAAGGCATGGGATCTTACATGGCTTATAGAGTAACAACTAGAACGAATATGCCGATGTTTAAAGATAAAGAATTTAGCGTTTTGAGAAGATTTAGCGATTTTTTAGGTTTGCATgataaattagctgaaaaatatttaaaactcgGTAGGATTGTACCACCTGCTCCAGAAAAAAGCGTCATAGGTACgttatcaaagtttttttatcaatattttttacaggtAAACGTTTTTAgtaacataaattaataaaatatgtaattttttattaatatattattatttatgtatacCACTACCCGAAGTAACGTAATATGTCCCAATTTCTTACTGTGGTACTAGAGATCCAAGTGTTTACAATTTCATACTCTCCCAGGTTTGGTGCCATGGAGTTCCATAGATATTCAAGGGCTCTATTTAGGGGTGTATTATGTCTCTCAGTGGTCTACTTCCAAGACAGGCtctaaataaattgatagaaacACCTGTCACTTAGACAAATGAAACTGCATTCTAATCATATTTACGTGTATTTGaaggtacatttgaactactgtctagaaataatcaaatcaaaatgttATTGTCAATTGAATAGATATCAGaaggtacatttgaactactggcAAGCATATGCCTTCTGCTTCTCCTACCAAACAACTGGTTTACTTAAATAGGCGCGAGATTCAATTGGTGACTGTTTTATTTACCGGACAAGGTAAATTTAGACCTCATCTCATACTATGGGCATCACGGATTACCTATAATATCGCTGGTTCATGGAGGAGGAAAAAACAGCAGATTGTGCCATTTGTGAGTGCTCGGGACTTAAACAGGCGTGGTTCAAGCCTCACATTTGTCAAAAGGTTCAAGCTGAAGCTTTTTAAAGGACATGGACTTTTAGTAACGTCACCATAGAACTATGTGCTTAATAGCCTTCGGTCGTTCACTAATCTAACATGAACTATGAGGGTGTTACTTGAATTCCTTGGTCTTTTAGGcacaactaaaataaaaatatccagtCAAGATGGTCCTATCGCGAACGGTAACgaatttgtagaaaaaaggAGAGCCTCCTTGGAGAGATATATTCAGAGAACAGCTAAACATCCAGTGTTAGTTATGGATCCCGATTTTAGAGAATTCCTTGAATGcggtaaatatttatttcaaatatattacataatttgatgcaaattctattttttttaaattccagtCGAGTTACCAAAGGCAACAAACACTTCGGCCCTAAGTAGCGCTGGTGTAATGAGGCTCTTGAATAAAGTAGGAGTAACCGTTAATAAAATCACTTATAAAATGGATGAAACCGATCCTGTAAGTATTTTAGTGAAGTGTGTTTTATGAATGTCATGATTAGTGCCCTACAAGATGAAGAAAAAGttcaaaatctgtttttttgtgtttgtttgATTAGTGCTTTTCggtgtattattatttttttttattttcaactccCTAATAGtggtttgaagaaaaattgaatcaCATAGAAGCTTTGGAGACGCAGTTGAGGAAACTACATGCCAGCGTCGAAGCTCTAGTGTCTTACAGGAAAGAATTAGCGAATTTAACGAATGGAGTATCAAGATCAGCAGCTATGTTGAGTGCTTGCGAAGATCATAATTCGCTTTCAAGGGCACTGTCTCAACTAGCCGAAACGGAAGAAAaggtaaatcaatttttttttcatattaatatgtcatttaatcattattacataaaaatattttgtatttacttCATCCTGAAGCCTTCAGACTTTTTCATGGTGGTGGTGAATCATTACGCAAGGATAATCTTCAAAATACCCCGAtgtttgtattaaatattttaaccttGACAATAATAAGTTGTCTTAGAATGAAACTactgaattttttctataactagtttggtatttatatatttactaaaaaaatatatattagagccccttttaaaaataatatccccaattatatacttttttatggccatattttatttttaggtggAAGCTCTTCATTTGGAACAAGCCAATacagattttttcatattctgcGAGATATTGAAGGACTATCTCGGATTGTTGGGTGCCATTAGGGACACATTTCACGAGAGAACCAAATCATTCCAGCTCTGGCAGCACGCTCAACTAATGTTAGCCAAAAGGAGAGAATCTAATCAGAAGTTAAAGCTCGCTGGGAAAGCTAGAGAACAAGATGTAGCTGATCCCGAAGTGATAGcggtaaaa
Encoded proteins:
- the LOC130444942 gene encoding sorting nexin-2, which gives rise to MANPVEPPPLFENVDILDNGSEDDLFVSAHQDNISGSNATSVDESEITKQLENIPISYEPSLSSAEQSTPIDEEMEKDDHFLEITITQPQKMGEGMGSYMAYRVTTRTNMPMFKDKEFSVLRRFSDFLGLHDKLAEKYLKLGRIVPPAPEKSVIGTTKIKISSQDGPIANGNEFVEKRRASLERYIQRTAKHPVLVMDPDFREFLECVELPKATNTSALSSAGVMRLLNKVGVTVNKITYKMDETDPWFEEKLNHIEALETQLRKLHASVEALVSYRKELANLTNGVSRSAAMLSACEDHNSLSRALSQLAETEEKVEALHLEQANTDFFIFCEILKDYLGLLGAIRDTFHERTKSFQLWQHAQLMLAKRRESNQKLKLAGKAREQDVADPEVIAWVAKVERGQTSFNKISQMIKNEMDRFEKHRIEEFKTMFIKYLENHMEHQAQLIKHWEAFLPEAKAIA